A genome region from Panicum virgatum strain AP13 chromosome 4K, P.virgatum_v5, whole genome shotgun sequence includes the following:
- the LOC120703520 gene encoding aluminum-activated malate transporter 10-like, with protein sequence MAAGAAANQTAAAGDGGGGADEWRVAVHPGDGAEHENARGGGGRQRACCAPAFLAAAWLRVLSLAAAARDRAAGVARAAWRIGADDPRKVAHGFKMALALALCSVFYYVQPLYAFTGHNAMWAVLTVVVVFEYTVGGCLYKGLNRAMATVTGGGMALGVQWMASRSGKDLEPIIVSGSLFVFASAATYSRFMPTMKARFDYGVTIFILTYTLVAVGGYRVDEVAYMARHRLTTIAIGAAICFAVCALIFPVWAGKELHDQVARNMDKLAAAVESCVEDFFSESEAAGTGPARRALSERSQGYRAVLNAKASEDSLANLARWEPAHGDFGFRHPYPLYQKIGAAMRCCAYCVDALAASVGTEAQALPQVKRHLAGACAALSRHCAAVLREASGSVASMTRSARLALVMGDMNTAAQELRDELRCLAALLEDDDFSDTEHDQNTEAPAPPLIEVLPLFTAASLLLEICTRAEGVVSAVDNLATTAKFRKADDEEENALDVEAAVPPATAWSTTLTVEVPQETHAKVADHEKTEMAADQISSDGTPRDQVGELIKVLMRRRSTKKWPRGDAWVSPRPPLDFVVHAPSPRSRSMELTGHAQVAPSPRHHHRSADLAGHPPVAPSPRNRSVDSASHGPAMPSPRNRSMDFANHGPVLPSPRHRSILGMA encoded by the exons ATGGCAGCAGGGGCAGCGGCTAACCAGACGGCcgccgcgggcgacggcggcggcggcgccgacgagtgGCGGGTGGCGGTGCACCCGGGCGACGGGGCCGAGCACGAGAacgccaggggcggcggcggccggcagcgggcGTGCTGCGCGCCGGCATTtttggcggcggcgtggctgcgGGTGCTCTcgctggcggccgcggcgcgggacAGGGCGGCCGGAGTCGCGAGGGCGGCGTGGAGGATCGGCGCCGACGACCCGAGGAAGGTGGCGCACGGGTTCAAGAtggcgctcgcgctcgccctCTGCTCCGTGTTCTACTACGTCCAGCCGCTCTACGCCTTCACCGGCCACAACGCCATGTGGGCCGTCctcaccgtcgtcgtcgtcttcgaGTACACCGTCG GCGGTTGTCTGTACAAAGGGCTGAACAGGGCCATGGCGACGGTGACCGGCGGCGGGATGGCCCTCGGCGTGCAGTGGATGGCCAGCAGGTCCGGCAAGGATTTGGAGCCCATCATCGTCAGTGGATCTCTATTtgtttttg CCTCGGCGGCCACCTACTCGCGGTTCATGCCGACCATGAAGGCTCGATTCGACTACGGCGTCACCATCTTCATCCTCACCTACAcgctcgtcgccgtcggcgggtaccgcgTCGACGAGGTGGCCTACATGGCGCGGCACCGCCTGACGACCATCGCCATCGGCGCCGCCATCTGCTTCGCCGTCTGCGCGCTCATCTTCCCGGTCTGGGCGGGGAAGGAGCTGCACGACCAGGTCGCCCGCAACATGGacaagctcgccgccgccgtcgagagcTGTGTCGAGGACTTCTTCTCGGAGTCGGAGGCCGCCGGCACCGGGCCGGCGAGGCGGGCGCTCTCGGAGAGGTCGCAGGGGTACCGCGCCGTGCTCAACGCCAAGGCGTCGGAGGACTCGCTGGCCAACTTGGCTAGGTGGGAGCCCGCGCACGGCGACTTCGGCTTCCGCCACCCGTACCCGCTGTACCAGAAGATCGGCGCCGCCATGCGCTGCTGTGCCTACTGCGTCGACGCGCTCGCTGCCTCCGTCGGCACGGAGGCGCAGGCACTGCCGCAGGTCAAAAGGCACCTCGCCGGAGCGTGCGCCGCCCTGAGCCGGCattgcgccgccgtgctccgcgaGGCCTCCGGCTCCGTCGCGTCCATGACGAGGTCCGCCCGCCTCGCCCTCGTCATGGGGGACATGAACACAGCTGCGCAGGAGCTGAGAGACGAGCTGAGATGCCTCGCCGCGCTACTGGAAGATGACGACTTCTCGGACACGGAGCACGACCAGAACACTGaagcaccggcgccgccgctcatcGAGGTGCTGCCCCTGTtcaccgccgcctccctccttcTGGAGATCTGCACGAGGGCGGAGGGCGTCGTCAGCGCCGTCGACAACCTGGCCACGACGGCCAAGttcaggaaggcggacgacgaggaggagaacGCGCTGGACGTCGAGGCGGCCGTGCCCCCCGCCACCGCCTGGAGCACCACCCTCACAGTAGAAGTGCCGCAAGAGACACACGCCAAGGTCGCAGACCACGAGAAGACGGAGATGGCGGCCGACCAGATCAGCTCCGACGGAACACCTCGGGACCAGGTCGGCGAGCTCATCAAGGTGCtcatgcggcggcggagcaccaAGAAGTGGCCGCGCGGGGACGCATGGGTGTCCCCGAGGCCCCCGCTGGATTTCGTGGTTCACGCACCCAGCCCGAGGAGCAGGTCCATGGAGCTCACGGGCCACGCGCAGGTGGCGCCAAGCCCCAGGCACCACCACCGCTCCGCCGACCTCGCCGGCCACCCACCGGTGGCGCCCAGTCCGAGGAACCGGTCCGTGGACTCGGCCAGCCATGGGCCTGCCATGCCAAGCCCCAGGAACCGGTCTATGGACTTCGCCAACCATGGGCCTGTCTTGCCTAGCCCAAGGCATCGCAGCATACTTGGGATGGCCTGA